The Pseudomonadota bacterium genome includes a region encoding these proteins:
- a CDS encoding transposase → MLFCAKWKSRPTFLNRLAGCFVDHRDPELIEHSVESLVKQRVYGIALGYEDLN, encoded by the coding sequence GTGCTCTTTTGCGCGAAGTGGAAGAGCCGACCCACATTTCTGAATCGCTTGGCGGGGTGCTTCGTCGATCATCGGGATCCGGAGTTGATCGAGCACTCGGTGGAATCGCTCGTGAAACAGCGGGTGTACGGGATAGCGCTCGGGTACGAAGACCTCAACGA